The stretch of DNA CGAAAAGAGGAGAAACTTCACGTCAAACGCTCACGTCCAGatcaaacacatcaaaacaacagTTATTAAAAGGCAAAGCTGAGACATCGCCAAGAgctgtgttgtttgtctgtgtgccaGCATCTGCTCAGCCTTAGCTCATAATTCACCAACAGTTAGTGCAGCCTGTAAACCATTAATCTGTGGTGCAGGTGGATGGCTGAGGGTAAAATCCCTCGGCCCAGTGATGCATGCATGCACCTAGCCCTCtacgccctctctctctctctctccagctctcgGCCCCTCGCGTTGTTCAGCCGCTGCCCTCTGAaatgccctcctcctcctcctcctcctccccctcctctctccgtCCTACACTTCCTGCTTCAGCCTCTCTGGcactcctctttcttctcttctctctctctttttttaacattccAATATCTAATTGGTAATTATGTTGGCTGGAATGAAACCCCGTgctccccacctcctcctcctcctcctgtcctaacccccccctcccacccaccccccccttCACTCAGTAATTGTGTATCAACGCTTCCTCACAGCGAGCCCaccagaaaaataataaatcagacCCTCTCATTTCGCGCTTCGGAGGGCAgacttcaaataaaaaaaggcacatcacacacacacacacacacacacacacacacacacacacacacacacacacacacacactctggctgTATGCAGGCATCCTGATGCAGtttcatgtgcacacacacacacacacacacagacacacacgcacacgcatgcACTACAAAGACCTCCTCCCCTACGTTCATATCCAGACTTACACCCCCTCCGCCACCCCTGCATCTCCCTCCTGGGCCCCCTGGTTCCCATGGCGATGTGTGGTCAGAGGTGTCTGGGTGGGGGGTGTGGGCAGCAGGGCGGAACCCCCAGCTTGTTCCCTGTACCCCCTGGGCCCATGtgcacccgcacacacacacacacacacacacacacacacacacacacgtacacagtTCACCACCCTGGCAATGCTACTCATTAACTCCGCCTGTCTCCCTGTTTATCTACAAGCCTCCATCCCTGCCTCTGTTCCTCTTCATTCCCTCTCTTCGTCACCTCCTCTTCCCTTTCTAtaccttgtttttgttttatgccAAATTCTCCATTGTGGGTTAAATGTTGGAGGAAACATGCTAATAAAGAAAAAGTTACCTGCTACCATGCCAGTGATGGCAGAGGAGGTGTATCCTGTCTGGGCAGGGGAGGGGATGTGAGGTGGGTAGCCTGGCAGGGTGGAGCTCACCATGTCACgccctgaaaacacacacaaagacacaaacctTTAACATCAAGTTGGAGGTTCAAGTTACTATATCGCATTTGTTACAGCAAGGGCTgcaactttttaaacttttggtctataaaatgcccAAGACGATGATCTTGGACATCTGACGGGCTTTGGGAATgtctcaaatgtcttcttttgctCCGACCAAAAacccacaacccaaagatattcagtttactgtgacagaagactaaagaaaacagaaaatgttcacacttAAGAAGCTGGAACGAGAGAACtttgactcaaaatgattaactgattattaaaatagttgccgattaattttctgtcaatccactactcgattaattgactagttGTTGCAGTTGTAGTTATAGCTCTGGTTTAGggttttattttgctgcagaGAGAAGACACTGAATtaaaagctgaaacaatcagttgattaattgattagttgattgcCAGAGCATACATTTCAATAATCAATTGAACATTTAAGTAATTTCTCAAGCAAAAACGCCAAAAAAATCcacctgctccagcttctcgGATGTGAGTATTTGCTGGATTTCCTTGCACTCTttgatagtaaattaaatattttaatgttttggatagttggacattttctgacaattaCTTGACCGGATGATTTGTCAATAAATTGATAGAATAATGGTgggattaattgataatgaaggAACTGCAAACATAAATGCACAAACCTTCAtttgtgtgtaatgagtgtgaACATGAATGAGATGGATGCCTGCGTTACCTGAGATGATAGACTGACTGCTGAACTGCCCGTACACTGGTGCATGATGGGAGAATGAGTTGAAGGCGTTGGGGAAATGgttggagctgctgctgctgcagctgttgcTGACAGACACGGGTTTCTGCAGCGCTTGCAGCTCCACAAACGCCAGGTTGGACGCTGCCGCCATGTTTGGGGAGGGACTCGTGCTGGTCACTTCTGGGgacatttcctgttttagaCAGATCGGCAGGGACTGTAGGGGCTCTGAGGTGTTTACAGCCAGTGTGCAGGGAGGGCAGGCGGGCAGGTGAGAACATGAAAACAAGTGGTGAATGTGAGTGGAACtacaaatgcaacaaaaaaactCAGTGAAATGgcaaaaaaggacaaagaaacaaacaaagagcgAGTGGCTTCAGGACACTCGTAAGCTATTGTGCAACAGTTTGAAAGATGTTATGAGTCAGCATGTTGAGGCCTTCAACTTTGTGCTTCACAGGGGTCAAAGGGCATTAAGAGTCTTACCAGTCACCATGGTGTAACTCTGGTGCGCCGTCAGATTCCGTCCAATGGCGGAGCTGGATGTTGAGAGGCTGGTCTTGGCCTCGTCTAGGCTGCTATTGATGAGGGACAGCGGGTACAAAGTCTGGGGATGAAGAACAGGGATTAGCTATTTGTGGAAAGAATGCTTATTTGTGAGAAGGAGCACATGTGcaagtcaaaaaacaaaactgaaatggaaagaaaacaagaaagcaaGACTGAGAATAAAAGATCTAAAGATTCTTGCTTTCACTTTAAGCATTATATCCTTATAAATACTTCCTAAGTAGGTTTTAACATGGCTGCTACCTGCTCTGTCTTGCTGCCAGAGGCGGAGCTGAAGGAGTCCGGTGGGTAGTGGTGACGGTCAAACCCACAGTCCAGGTGTTGCGAGGCCGCGGAGAAGTGATCCACTCTCATCTGTTTCCTCGGGACGCCCCCGCTGCCCTGAGAGTCCACGCTGTGCCGACAACTCTCCTGGTCACCTGAGGAAGAtgcagaggaggatggagagtgAGGAAGACAGTGGTGGAAAACTCCAAATACTGTTATTCTATTTCAGAAAGTTTGAAAAATCTGAAATTCATCaggtaaaatgtgaaaaaaaatattgaaaaattgaaatatttcattactTAATGTTCTAAAACGACTAACCTGACAGTCATATATCCAAACATACTGTGGCTAACTTTAAGGCCAGCAGCCAATAtacaagaaaatatgttttatatgcttTTTTAAGTGAAGAATCaagcattttgaattaaatTCATTGTTCCTTGTTTGGCCTGTTCTTCCTTGTGACAGAGAAACTTCAAACATGATTACTTAACGCgattttgagatgtttttccAACTTTTAAGATACATATTTTAGAATGAAAGACTTCAGGCAGGTTGccaaaacacaatattttgttCAAGAAACTAAATATTAACCTGTAAAATGTTGCCAAATATGAGAAAACAACAGCCAGCCTTTGCactctgttttggtctgagGGTTAAAAAGTCTCATTCATCTGTTAAAATCCTTACTGTCATCGTGGCTCCTCTTGCCCTCGGCGCTGGGTTGGGGGATACCCAACAAGCCGCTGATGGAGTAGGTGGAGCCCAAAGAGTCTGACTGTGGAGACTCTGGAGGGGTGACCGCCGAACTGGGGACTaagagaatgaaaaacaaagacagacacatttGAGAGGGAGAGCGGAAACGATGCTGTAAATCTCACCAGTACTGTTAGCACAAGGTCACGGGCTTAATCCCGCCGAACAATGAGCCAGCTCCATCTTTAACCTTAATCCTTCACCATCAGATGGTAATGCTTGGTGTATATGGAAGGTAATACACAACCTCCATTGTGCAGACTTACTTAAGGTTTGTCCTGGACTCAGGCCTTTTCCATCCAGAGGCAGATTGAACGGCTGCTGCACTTTTGTTCGAATTATTCTGAAACAAAGCGCAGAAACAAGAACAATTTAAGTATCTTTAGATGTCGTCAGGTGTGTGTAAACCCAAGAAGAGCATATCAGGATCGAGAGAAGGTGTTGAGGGGTTCATGGATGTCAGAAGTGTTTACTTTTGTGTGCTTAATTTATCCCCCTGACTGCTGAGCCTTTTTATATTTACACCTCTAACATGATTTCATTCATAATTCAGTTTGTCACCTGTTAATGGAGCTCACGCTGGGCACCGTGTCGCTGTCACACACTCCCTCTGCCAGCAGCCGGTCCCTGATCTCCCAGGCGAACATTGTGGGATTCTGCCTCTTATACTCTGCGATCTTGTCCACGACCTTCGGGGTGGCCACCTTGGGCTTGGAGCCACCGATCACGCCAGGTTTGATGCTGCCTGTCTCGTAGTAACTGGGGGAAAtgtggagggggaggaggacaGT from Thunnus albacares chromosome 18, fThuAlb1.1, whole genome shotgun sequence encodes:
- the pax8 gene encoding paired box protein Pax-8 isoform X1 encodes the protein MSHNTGRGHGGLNQLGGMFVNGRPLPEVIRQRIVDMAHQGVRPCDISRQLRVSHGCVSKILGRYYETGSIKPGVIGGSKPKVATPKVVDKIAEYKRQNPTMFAWEIRDRLLAEGVCDSDTVPSVSSINRIIRTKVQQPFNLPLDGKGLSPGQTLIPSSAVTPPESPQSDSLGSTYSISGLLGIPQPSAEGKRSHDDSDQESCRHSVDSQGSGGVPRKQMRVDHFSAASQHLDCGFDRHHYPPDSFSSASGSKTEQTLYPLSLINSSLDEAKTSLSTSSSAIGRNLTAHQSYTMVTEPLQSLPICLKQEMSPEVTSTSPSPNMAAASNLAFVELQALQKPVSVSNSCSSSSSNHFPNAFNSFSHHAPVYGQFSSQSIISGRDMVSSTLPGYPPHIPSPAQTGYTSSAITGMVAAGADYSGQSYSHSPYTTYSEAWRFTNSSILGSPYYYSSASRTAPPSAAAAYDHL
- the pax8 gene encoding paired box protein Pax-8 isoform X2, which translates into the protein MSHNTGRGGMFVNGRPLPEVIRQRIVDMAHQGVRPCDISRQLRVSHGCVSKILGRYYETGSIKPGVIGGSKPKVATPKVVDKIAEYKRQNPTMFAWEIRDRLLAEGVCDSDTVPSVSSINRIIRTKVQQPFNLPLDGKGLSPGQTLIPSSAVTPPESPQSDSLGSTYSISGLLGIPQPSAEGKRSHDDSDQESCRHSVDSQGSGGVPRKQMRVDHFSAASQHLDCGFDRHHYPPDSFSSASGSKTEQTLYPLSLINSSLDEAKTSLSTSSSAIGRNLTAHQSYTMVTEPLQSLPICLKQEMSPEVTSTSPSPNMAAASNLAFVELQALQKPVSVSNSCSSSSSNHFPNAFNSFSHHAPVYGQFSSQSIISGRDMVSSTLPGYPPHIPSPAQTGYTSSAITGMVAAGADYSGQSYSHSPYTTYSEAWRFTNSSILGSPYYYSSASRTAPPSAAAAYDHL